A window of Lacibacter sediminis contains these coding sequences:
- a CDS encoding arabinose isomerase: MQKSSLKIGLFGIGLDAYWEQFEGMKERLEGFLNIVENKLSAIHPQIVNLGLIDTSAKAFEAGSRFRKEDVDLIFLHVTTYALSSTVLPVVQRAKVPVVILNLSPEAAIDYSSFNNMTSRTKMTGEWLAYCSACPVPEIANVFKRTGIKFHQITGMLNNDTECWNEITEWIEAAKVANIMAYNRMGCMGHYYSGMLDIYSDLTQQYASFGGHIELLEVDELAELRKSVTSEQIQERVKLFLDTFDVQQDCSVAELERAAKTSMALDTLVDRYQLGSMAYYYKGTGNFDNEDTISSIILGNSLLTARGIPVAGEYEIKNAQAMKIMDSFGAGGSFTEYYAIDFNDDVVLMGHDGPGHIAIAEGRTKVRPLVVYHGKVGNGLSVEMSVKNGPVTLLSLVEQAGGKLMLLVAEAQSVAGPILEIGNTNSRYKFSIGARKFVNDWNSYGPAHHCAVGIGHISTKIHKLGKLLDMDVVQVC, encoded by the coding sequence ATGCAAAAATCATCATTAAAAATAGGCCTGTTTGGTATTGGTCTTGATGCTTACTGGGAGCAATTTGAAGGGATGAAAGAACGGCTGGAAGGATTCCTGAACATTGTAGAGAATAAATTATCTGCTATCCATCCTCAAATTGTAAACCTTGGATTAATTGATACATCAGCGAAAGCTTTCGAAGCAGGCAGCCGTTTCAGAAAAGAAGATGTAGATCTGATCTTTTTACATGTTACTACTTATGCTTTGTCTTCTACTGTTTTACCTGTTGTACAAAGAGCAAAAGTGCCGGTTGTCATATTGAACCTTTCCCCTGAAGCCGCTATCGATTATAGTAGTTTCAATAATATGACCAGTCGTACCAAAATGACGGGAGAGTGGTTGGCTTATTGTTCAGCTTGCCCTGTACCGGAAATAGCCAATGTTTTTAAACGTACCGGCATTAAATTCCATCAGATAACAGGCATGTTAAATAATGACACTGAATGCTGGAACGAAATAACTGAATGGATTGAAGCCGCTAAAGTGGCCAATATCATGGCTTATAACCGCATGGGGTGCATGGGGCATTATTATAGCGGTATGCTGGATATTTACTCTGATCTTACCCAGCAATATGCCAGTTTTGGCGGCCATATCGAATTACTGGAAGTAGATGAATTGGCTGAATTACGAAAAAGTGTTACCTCAGAGCAAATACAGGAAAGAGTAAAATTATTTCTGGACACTTTCGATGTGCAGCAAGATTGTTCTGTAGCAGAGCTTGAAAGAGCAGCAAAAACTTCTATGGCATTAGATACATTGGTTGACCGCTATCAATTAGGTTCGATGGCTTATTATTATAAAGGCACCGGAAATTTCGATAATGAAGACACAATCAGTTCAATCATTTTGGGCAATTCATTATTAACAGCAAGAGGAATACCCGTGGCAGGAGAATACGAAATTAAAAATGCACAGGCCATGAAGATCATGGACAGCTTTGGAGCGGGAGGTTCTTTTACAGAATACTATGCCATAGACTTTAATGATGATGTGGTGTTGATGGGACATGACGGTCCAGGGCATATTGCTATAGCAGAAGGTCGTACAAAAGTTCGTCCGCTTGTAGTTTACCATGGCAAAGTAGGAAATGGATTGTCAGTAGAAATGTCGGTAAAAAATGGCCCGGTAACTTTACTCTCTTTAGTAGAACAGGCAGGTGGTAAACTGATGTTGCTGGTAGCCGAGGCACAGTCTGTTGCAGGCCCGATACTGGAAATAGGCAATACCAACAGTCGTTATAAATTCTCTATAGGAGCCCGGAAGTTTGTAAATGATTGGAACAGCTACGGTCCTGCTCACCATTGTGCGGTTGGTATAGGACACATCAGTACTAAAATTCACAAACTGGGTAAGTTACTTGATATGGACGTGGTTCAGGTATGTTAA
- the rhaM gene encoding L-rhamnose mutarotase, with amino-acid sequence MKKKAFKMKLYPGFKEEYKRRHDAIWPELKALLTTGGVSDYSIFLDEETHSLFAVQSCKENAPSINEDPVIRKWWDFMADIMETNPDNSPVVIPMEQMFYMD; translated from the coding sequence ATGAAGAAAAAAGCGTTTAAAATGAAACTCTATCCGGGTTTTAAAGAGGAATACAAGCGACGTCATGACGCTATATGGCCGGAATTGAAAGCCTTGTTAACGACTGGCGGAGTATCTGACTATTCGATTTTTTTGGATGAAGAAACGCATAGTTTATTTGCTGTTCAATCCTGCAAAGAAAATGCACCCTCAATCAATGAAGATCCTGTTATCAGAAAATGGTGGGATTTTATGGCCGATATTATGGAAACAAACCCGGATAATTCGCCCGTTGTTATTCCGATGGAGCAGATGTTTTATATGGATTAA
- a CDS encoding BNR repeat-containing protein, with amino-acid sequence MKKLKFLFFCLFIQATLFAQKSNSIENVNLIKVGKGWARNSINANILRHNAIATYKNIQYIAYYNEQQQLVVGKRKINTENWQLNVSQYKGNAADAHCTISIIVDGDGYLHVSWGHHVNKLRYCRSVKPGSLELTNEFPMTGLKEERVTYPEFYNLPNGNLLFLYRDGSSGNGSIILNRYDVKYKKWSQVQDGWINGEGERSPYWQMGTDKSGTIHLSWVWRESPDVASNHDLCYARSKDGGKTWEKSTGEKYKLPVTAATAEYAVRIPQKSELINTTAIVADSKGRPYTVTYWRSESSKVPQYQLVYHDGSRWITQQVSDRKTPFSLSGSGTKRIPISRPQLIINENKKTVKAIMIYRDIEQEDKVSVALCNDLSKAKWVVENLTAESVGLWEPSYDTALWNRKKKVHLFVQKVEQGDAETVKDVLPQEVFVLEWKPRWK; translated from the coding sequence ATGAAGAAACTGAAGTTCCTGTTTTTTTGTCTTTTCATTCAAGCAACATTATTTGCTCAAAAATCAAATTCAATTGAAAATGTTAATCTGATAAAAGTGGGTAAGGGATGGGCAAGGAATTCTATTAATGCAAATATTCTCAGGCACAATGCTATAGCCACTTATAAAAATATTCAATACATAGCCTATTACAATGAACAGCAGCAGTTAGTAGTTGGTAAGAGGAAAATCAACACTGAAAACTGGCAGCTAAATGTCAGTCAGTATAAAGGAAACGCTGCAGATGCTCATTGTACTATTAGTATAATTGTTGATGGCGATGGTTATCTGCATGTGTCTTGGGGGCATCACGTTAACAAGTTGAGATATTGCAGAAGTGTGAAGCCGGGCTCTTTGGAATTAACCAATGAATTTCCAATGACAGGTCTAAAAGAGGAACGGGTAACATATCCTGAATTTTACAATTTACCAAATGGCAATTTGCTTTTTCTCTACCGTGACGGTTCATCAGGTAATGGCAGCATTATTTTAAATAGGTATGATGTCAAATATAAAAAATGGTCTCAAGTGCAGGATGGCTGGATTAATGGGGAGGGCGAACGCAGTCCGTATTGGCAAATGGGAACAGATAAATCCGGAACCATTCATCTTTCATGGGTATGGCGGGAATCTCCTGATGTGGCTAGTAACCATGACCTTTGTTACGCCCGTTCTAAAGATGGAGGTAAAACCTGGGAAAAGAGCACAGGCGAAAAATACAAGTTGCCGGTAACTGCCGCAACCGCAGAATATGCAGTTAGAATTCCACAAAAAAGTGAGCTCATTAATACTACAGCAATTGTTGCGGATAGTAAAGGAAGGCCTTACACCGTAACTTACTGGAGAAGCGAAAGTAGTAAAGTGCCGCAGTATCAGTTGGTATATCACGATGGTAGCCGATGGATTACGCAACAGGTATCAGACAGGAAAACCCCATTCAGTTTATCAGGAAGTGGTACAAAAAGAATTCCCATATCCCGTCCGCAATTGATCATCAACGAAAATAAAAAAACTGTAAAAGCAATTATGATCTACCGGGATATAGAACAGGAAGATAAAGTGAGTGTGGCGTTATGTAATGATCTGTCCAAAGCCAAATGGGTTGTTGAAAATTTAACGGCAGAAAGTGTTGGCTTATGGGAGCCATCTTATGATACTGCTTTGTGGAATAGAAAAAAGAAAGTACATCTGTTTGTACAAAAAGTAGAGCAGGGAGATGCAGAAACTGTGAAAGATGTTTTACCGCAGGAAGTGTTTGTTTTGGAATGGAAACCTCGTTGGAAATAG
- a CDS encoding GntR family transcriptional regulator produces MHKFKIIEDRELTRIQQVAESIRRDIEKGLLQRNEQLPSINEFSSEYKVARDTIEKAYGLLKKQGYINSFAGKGYFVVGKKDKKLKVLLVFNKLSTYKKMVYDSFIETLGKHANVDLQIHHYDPHLLKEIIENALGKYHYYVIMPHFYLTAKTEEYLKIFEMIPEQELVILDKQIKGLKKNCIEVYQDFQNDIYSALADAKDLLLKYDRIAVVLKKEGHHPREIIKGVRQFCLEFNKELEVLSSAETIALNKGTVYIETTESDLALLIKKARQSKMIPGKSIGIISFNETVLKELLDVTVITTDFEAMGRTAAKCILDNNCRKIRNPFYMIRRKTL; encoded by the coding sequence ATGCATAAATTTAAAATTATTGAAGATAGAGAGTTAACAAGAATTCAGCAGGTTGCTGAATCGATTCGACGTGATATAGAAAAAGGGTTATTGCAACGAAATGAACAGTTGCCATCTATTAACGAATTCAGTTCAGAATACAAAGTTGCCAGAGATACAATAGAAAAAGCATACGGGCTCTTGAAAAAGCAGGGATATATTAATTCATTTGCAGGGAAAGGCTATTTTGTTGTAGGCAAAAAGGATAAGAAGTTAAAAGTGCTTTTAGTTTTTAATAAGCTCAGTACATATAAAAAAATGGTGTACGACAGTTTTATTGAAACATTGGGAAAGCATGCTAATGTCGATTTACAGATTCATCATTATGATCCTCATTTGTTAAAAGAGATAATCGAAAATGCACTTGGGAAATACCATTATTATGTAATCATGCCACATTTTTATCTTACTGCAAAGACGGAAGAATATCTTAAGATATTCGAAATGATTCCGGAGCAGGAGCTTGTTATTCTAGATAAGCAGATAAAAGGATTGAAGAAGAATTGTATTGAAGTGTACCAGGATTTTCAAAATGATATTTATTCAGCCTTGGCAGATGCTAAAGATTTATTATTAAAATATGATCGTATTGCTGTTGTTCTGAAAAAGGAAGGTCATCATCCCAGAGAAATTATAAAAGGAGTAAGGCAGTTTTGCTTGGAATTCAACAAAGAGTTGGAAGTACTTTCAAGTGCAGAAACGATTGCACTGAACAAAGGAACAGTGTATATTGAAACAACCGAATCAGACCTGGCATTGCTTATTAAGAAAGCCCGCCAATCAAAGATGATACCTGGTAAAAGTATTGGCATTATTTCATTCAATGAAACAGTGTTAAAAGAATTGCTGGATGTTACTGTTATAACAACTGATTTCGAAGCCATGGGAAGAACAGCTGCAAAGTGTATTCTCGACAATAATTGCAGGAAAATCCGTAATCCTTTTTATATGATTAGAAGGAAAACACTTTAG